In Malus sylvestris chromosome 2, drMalSylv7.2, whole genome shotgun sequence, the genomic stretch acgcctatttgctagaacccgccaagttgaatcattggctgctgaagtgatgagtctcaaacaggagattagagggctcaagcatgagaataagcagttgcaccggctcgcccatgactatgctacaaacatgaagaggaagcttgaccagatgaaggaatctgatggtaaggttttacttgatcatcagcggtttgtgggtttgttccaaaggcatttattgccttcgtcctctggggctgtacctggtaatgaagcttcaaatgatgaacctccaatgcctcctccttctggggttttgtcaagtactgaggctccggataaccaccctccgatgctttctctttctggggctctaccgactgctgagacttcccctaagcaacctttgtgaaggctcccttttgtttgtttattttgactcatgtatatgtacatatttgtggcttatcgaaaatattaataaataagctttgcttcatttcaacatattgtgttaaatacaccaaagccttcttcataaagttctttgaatttttgcttttgttgaaacctgtattgttgaagctttgtgagtgaagcatgtagtttgaggtagtgttcccttaatttcccgagtgaggaaaacttctcggttggagacttgaaaaatccaagtcaccgagtggttgtgagactgccgagtatcaaggtgcagtagcatatggtgggagtcccccaagtcttcaggcgaagagagttgccgaatgaggtgtctcgcgtgttactaatttgtcaaagtaacgaattcttgtttcgatgtcacacattcgtatatgctttatctaaaaatatttccaacttttgtgtgtttgatgctgcatgctattgactagacaagatcaagtgcaattagtagcttttctctctttttcatcttttctttggtggaattgcttttcgtttccactaatcagcctgagtggatgcaagataacacctttctctatagctcagattgcaaagtcg encodes the following:
- the LOC126594477 gene encoding uncharacterized protein LOC126594477; the encoded protein is MSGPSDRRFDLNLGEEIATPSPDNIWRPSFISPTGPLTVGDSVMKNDMTAAVVARNLLTPKDNRLLSKRSDELAVKDSLALSVQCAGSVSNMAQRLFARTRQVESLAAEVMSLKQEIRGLKHENKQLHRLAHDYATNMKRKLDQMKESDGKVLLDHQRFVGLFQRHLLPSSSGAVPGNEASNDEPPMPPPSGVLSSTEAPDNHPPMLSLSGALPTAETSPKQPL